The following proteins come from a genomic window of Trichoplusia ni isolate ovarian cell line Hi5 chromosome 16, tn1, whole genome shotgun sequence:
- the LOC113501789 gene encoding uncharacterized protein LOC113501789 isoform X4, whose protein sequence is MQLVLATCFLLFAATLGPAAAQRITTIQLDGVQYFISRMNPYSPELNYFLAYQYCRSLGLQLASFETKEKADSITTYLTNAGYNKYDFWTSGNNLGTDMYLWMSTGLPFNATFNYMRRLQVDAPSQQPDDSIDPLDVPQGSTAPQRTARHGTEHVMTNGCVSLKAPTFHWEPQHCGEIKDFICEQTRCYYYNYGSIPVSSAQG, encoded by the exons CTCAAAGGATAACGACCATACAGCTAGATGGAGTGCAGTACTTCATCTCGAGGATGAACCCGTACAGTCCGGAGCTGAACTATTTCCTTGCTTATCAGTACTGCAG GTCATTAGGCTTGCAGCTAGCGTCATTCGAAACGAAGGAAAAAGCTGATTCTATTACTACCTACCTTACTAATGCTG GTTACAATAAGTATGACTTCTGGACATCAGGCAACAACCTTGGTACGGACATGTACTTGTGGATGAGCACAGGTTTACCGTTCAATGCTACGTTCAATTACATGCGAAGGCTGCAGGTTGACGCGCCCAGCCAGCAGCCTGACGATAGCATCGACCCCCTCGACGTGCCGCAAGGTAGCACCGCGCCTCAGCGCACCGCTAGACACGG AACGGAGCACGTGATGACGAACGGCTGCGTGTCCTTGAAGGCGCCGACCTTCCACTGGGAGCCTCAGCACTGCGGCGAGATCAAGGACTTTATCTGCGAGCAGACGCGCTGCTACTACTACAACTACGGCTCCATCCCCGTGTCCTCCGCGCAGGGGTAA
- the LOC113501789 gene encoding uncharacterized protein LOC113501789 isoform X3: MQLVLATCFLLFAATLGPAAAQRITTIQLDGVQYFISRMNPYSPELNYFLAYQYCRSLGLQLASFETKEKADSITTYLTNAGYNKYDFWTSGNNLGTDMYLWMSTGLPFNATFNYMRRLQVDAPSQQPDDSIDPLDVPQGSTAPQRTARHGRYSRTEHVMTNGCVSLKAPTFHWEPQHCGEIKDFICEQTRCYYYNYGSIPVSSAQG, translated from the exons CTCAAAGGATAACGACCATACAGCTAGATGGAGTGCAGTACTTCATCTCGAGGATGAACCCGTACAGTCCGGAGCTGAACTATTTCCTTGCTTATCAGTACTGCAG GTCATTAGGCTTGCAGCTAGCGTCATTCGAAACGAAGGAAAAAGCTGATTCTATTACTACCTACCTTACTAATGCTG GTTACAATAAGTATGACTTCTGGACATCAGGCAACAACCTTGGTACGGACATGTACTTGTGGATGAGCACAGGTTTACCGTTCAATGCTACGTTCAATTACATGCGAAGGCTGCAGGTTGACGCGCCCAGCCAGCAGCCTGACGATAGCATCGACCCCCTCGACGTGCCGCAAGGTAGCACCGCGCCTCAGCGCACCGCTAGACACGG TCGGTATTCCAGAACGGAGCACGTGATGACGAACGGCTGCGTGTCCTTGAAGGCGCCGACCTTCCACTGGGAGCCTCAGCACTGCGGCGAGATCAAGGACTTTATCTGCGAGCAGACGCGCTGCTACTACTACAACTACGGCTCCATCCCCGTGTCCTCCGCGCAGGGGTAA
- the LOC113501789 gene encoding uncharacterized protein LOC113501789 isoform X2 → MQLVLATCFLLFAATLGPAAAQRITTIQLDGVQYFISRMNPYSPELNYFLAYQYCRSLGLQLASFETKEKADSITTYLTNAGYNKYDFWTSGNNLGTDMYLWMSTGLPFNATFNYMRRLQVDAPSQQPDDSIDPLDVPQGSTAPQRTARHGTEHVMTNGCVSLKAPTFHWEPQHCGEIKDFICEQTRCYYYNYGSIPVSSAQGKPLSMTTTTTAHPLTSSSPPPPRSEHLPTHFTLNDLIGKLRPTSLDGLQSPHIKKLGILPSSPQIDSHYSRASDAHAHDHEQEQKEEATQGPYEDDEGMAGDDPAAYLSHEARAGDERDAPSTAEPDATEHSVHASGMLAPPAY, encoded by the exons CTCAAAGGATAACGACCATACAGCTAGATGGAGTGCAGTACTTCATCTCGAGGATGAACCCGTACAGTCCGGAGCTGAACTATTTCCTTGCTTATCAGTACTGCAG GTCATTAGGCTTGCAGCTAGCGTCATTCGAAACGAAGGAAAAAGCTGATTCTATTACTACCTACCTTACTAATGCTG GTTACAATAAGTATGACTTCTGGACATCAGGCAACAACCTTGGTACGGACATGTACTTGTGGATGAGCACAGGTTTACCGTTCAATGCTACGTTCAATTACATGCGAAGGCTGCAGGTTGACGCGCCCAGCCAGCAGCCTGACGATAGCATCGACCCCCTCGACGTGCCGCAAGGTAGCACCGCGCCTCAGCGCACCGCTAGACACGG AACGGAGCACGTGATGACGAACGGCTGCGTGTCCTTGAAGGCGCCGACCTTCCACTGGGAGCCTCAGCACTGCGGCGAGATCAAGGACTTTATCTGCGAGCAGACGCGCTGCTACTACTACAACTACGGCTCCATCCCCGTGTCCTCCGCGCAGGG GAAGCCGCTCTCGATGACGACGACGACGACCGCCCACCCTCTGACGTCGTCGTCGCCGCCGCCACCTCGCTCCGAACACCTGCCGACTCATTTCACCCTCAACGACCTGATCGGAAAACTGCGCCCCACCTCGTTGGACGGTCTGCAGTCGCCGCACATTAAGAAGCTCGGCATCCTGCCGTCGTCGCCGCAGATCGACTCGCACTACTCGCGCGCGTCCGACGCTCACGCGCACGACCACGAGCAGGAGCAGAAGGAGGAGGCGACGCAGGGCCCGTACGAGGACGACGAGGGCATGGCGGGGGACGACCCGGCCGCGTACCTGAGCCACGAGGCGCGCGCAGGCGACGAGCGTGACGCGCCCTCCACCGCCGAGCCGGACGCCACCGAGCACTCCGTCCACGCCAGCGGCATGCTGGCCCCTCCCGCCTACTAG
- the LOC113501789 gene encoding uncharacterized protein LOC113501789 isoform X1, whose amino-acid sequence MQLVLATCFLLFAATLGPAAAQRITTIQLDGVQYFISRMNPYSPELNYFLAYQYCRSLGLQLASFETKEKADSITTYLTNAGYNKYDFWTSGNNLGTDMYLWMSTGLPFNATFNYMRRLQVDAPSQQPDDSIDPLDVPQGSTAPQRTARHGRYSRTEHVMTNGCVSLKAPTFHWEPQHCGEIKDFICEQTRCYYYNYGSIPVSSAQGKPLSMTTTTTAHPLTSSSPPPPRSEHLPTHFTLNDLIGKLRPTSLDGLQSPHIKKLGILPSSPQIDSHYSRASDAHAHDHEQEQKEEATQGPYEDDEGMAGDDPAAYLSHEARAGDERDAPSTAEPDATEHSVHASGMLAPPAY is encoded by the exons CTCAAAGGATAACGACCATACAGCTAGATGGAGTGCAGTACTTCATCTCGAGGATGAACCCGTACAGTCCGGAGCTGAACTATTTCCTTGCTTATCAGTACTGCAG GTCATTAGGCTTGCAGCTAGCGTCATTCGAAACGAAGGAAAAAGCTGATTCTATTACTACCTACCTTACTAATGCTG GTTACAATAAGTATGACTTCTGGACATCAGGCAACAACCTTGGTACGGACATGTACTTGTGGATGAGCACAGGTTTACCGTTCAATGCTACGTTCAATTACATGCGAAGGCTGCAGGTTGACGCGCCCAGCCAGCAGCCTGACGATAGCATCGACCCCCTCGACGTGCCGCAAGGTAGCACCGCGCCTCAGCGCACCGCTAGACACGG TCGGTATTCCAGAACGGAGCACGTGATGACGAACGGCTGCGTGTCCTTGAAGGCGCCGACCTTCCACTGGGAGCCTCAGCACTGCGGCGAGATCAAGGACTTTATCTGCGAGCAGACGCGCTGCTACTACTACAACTACGGCTCCATCCCCGTGTCCTCCGCGCAGGG GAAGCCGCTCTCGATGACGACGACGACGACCGCCCACCCTCTGACGTCGTCGTCGCCGCCGCCACCTCGCTCCGAACACCTGCCGACTCATTTCACCCTCAACGACCTGATCGGAAAACTGCGCCCCACCTCGTTGGACGGTCTGCAGTCGCCGCACATTAAGAAGCTCGGCATCCTGCCGTCGTCGCCGCAGATCGACTCGCACTACTCGCGCGCGTCCGACGCTCACGCGCACGACCACGAGCAGGAGCAGAAGGAGGAGGCGACGCAGGGCCCGTACGAGGACGACGAGGGCATGGCGGGGGACGACCCGGCCGCGTACCTGAGCCACGAGGCGCGCGCAGGCGACGAGCGTGACGCGCCCTCCACCGCCGAGCCGGACGCCACCGAGCACTCCGTCCACGCCAGCGGCATGCTGGCCCCTCCCGCCTACTAG